In the genome of Sinorhizobium chiapasense, the window GAAATCAGCATGACGTCGCTGGTGCGCAACACGCAGTCGAAGGTCAACTGCGCGCTCGTTACGCAGACACAGCTGAACTGCACCACCGATTCCGGCGCTCAGTTCTCGCTTACGCGCCGCGGCTGAGGCGGACGGGCGAGGCGACGGACGCCCCTCTCCGCATCCTGTGAAATGACGAGGGCCCGCCGAAGCGCGGGCCTTTTGCTGCCTTTGACGATGACGAACCCTCCGTTCCGAGAAGACGATGCTGATAACCTACACCGGAAGTTGCCATTGCCGCGCCGTTCGCTTCGAGGTCGACCTGGACATCGGCGCCGGCACCGGAAAGTGCAATTGCTCCATTTGCACGAAGATGCGCCTGTGGTCGGTTCGGGTGAGGCCGGAAGCCTTTCGCCTCGTCGAAGGCGAGGGTGAACTGACGGATTTTCAGGGCAAGAACAGGGTCGCCCATCACCTCTTCTGCAAACATTGCGGCGTGCACCCTTTTGAGCGCATCGGTGTCCCGAACATGACGGGCGGTCCGTACCTCAATATCAATGTCGCATGTCTCGACGACGTCGACATCGACGAGCTGATGGCAGCACCGGTCGCCTACTACGATGGCCGCAATGACAATTGGGGAGAGACGCCCGCCGAAGTGCGGCATCTCTAACGCATGTCGCCCAAAAGTGTGCAGCGGTTTTGGGACAACGACATGCACGAAAACAAAGACCTAAAGCGCGTCGCATGAGGCCGTTTAAACGCGACGCGCTTTGGGCCGGAAGCCATCGAGCATCGTGACTTCCGACCCCCATCCCATCATTCGGCAGCCGGCTTAACCCTAGCTGGAATCCGGCGAAGAAAGAGCGGCTTTAGCGCTTGAAGTCGGCCGCAACTGGTGAAAACATCCGGCACGCCACCTCGGTCAGGGGATCGAGCATTTCCGCGCGATTTGCGATCGATCGGAAATCCACAGGCAGAACGGGAGAACATCATGATCAGACACATACGGACCGGCCTGATGACCGCGTCTATTCTCGCTCTTTCTTCGGGCGCCGCCTTCGCCGATTATGAATTGAACATCCTGCACATCAACGATCTCCACTCTCGTATCGAGTCGATCAACAAGTTCGATTCGACCTGCTCGGCGGAAGAGGAAGGCAAGAACGAGTGCTTTGGCGGCGTCGCCCGCCTGAAGTCGCTGATCGACCAGAAACGCCAGGAGCTGACAGGCAAGAACGTGCTTCTGCTCAATGCAGGCGACAACTTCCAGGGCTCGCTCTTCTTCACCACCTACAAGGGCGCGGCGGAAGCGGAATTCCTGAACCTGATGAAGTTCGATGCCATGACCGTCGGCAACCACGAATTCGACGAAAGCGAAGACGGGCTCGCGAGCTTCCTCGACAAAGTCACCTTCCCGGTCGTAACCTCCAATGTGCTGCCGAGCTACAAGTCGAAGATCGGCGACCGGATCAAGCCTTCGATCGTGCTCGATGTTGGCGGGCAGAAGATCGGCATCGTCGGTGCGGTCGCCAACGACACGCCCGAGCTTTCCTCTCCCGGACCGGACATCCTGATCGGCGAGGACGTTGCGACGATTACGAGCGCCGTGGAGGAAATCAAGAAACAGGGCGTCAACAAGATCATCGCCCTCACCCATGTCGGCTACCCGCGCGACCTCGCAGCGATCGCGAAAATCCCGGACGTCGACGTCGTCGTCGGCGGTCACTCCCACAGCCTGTTGTCGAATACCGACGAGAAGGCGGAAGGCCCCTACCCGACCATGGTCGACAACCCCGGCGGCTACAAGGTGCCGGTGGTGCAGGCCGCGTCCTACAGCAAATATCTCGGCGACCTCGTCGTCACCTTCGATGACAGCGGCGTGGTGAAGGCCGCCAAGGGCGATCCGATCCTGGTCGACTCCTCGGTAAAGCCCGACGAGGCCGTGCTTGCCCGGATCCAGGAGCTCGCCAAGCCGATCGAAGAATTGCGGACCAAGGTCATCGCCAAGACGGAAACACCGATTGATGGCGCACGCGAGAATTGCCGCGCCAAGGAATGCGAAATGGGCACGCTGGTGGCCGACGCCATGCTCGACCGCGTCAAGGGCCAGGGTGTCACGATCGCCATCACCAATGGCGGCGGGCTGCGCGCCTCGATCGACGCCGGCGACGTGACCATGGGCGAAGCCATCACTGTGCTTCCCTTCCAGAACACGCTCTCGACCTTCCAGCTAAAGGGCGCCGACATTCGCGCCGCGCTGGAAAACGGCCTGAGCCAGGTCGAAGAGGGCGGCGGTCGCTTCCCGCAGGTGGCGGGCCTCAAATATTCCTTCGACCGCTCCAAGCCGGCCGGCAGCCGGCTCGTGTCTGTCGAGGTGAAGGAGGGCGAAGCTTTCGCCCCGCTCGACCCGGAAAAGACCTATTCGCTCGTCAGCAACAATTTCATGCGCGGCGGCGGCGACGGCTATGCCGTCTTCAAGACCAAGGGCGAGAACGCCTACGATTATGGTCCGGGGCTGGAGACCGTGCTCGCCGACTATCTCGCGGCGCACCAGCCGTTCAAGCCCTATACCGATGGCCGCATCACGGAAGTCGCCGCGGCGGCAGGCGCGACTGCGAGCGACACGGCTGCGCCAGCCGCCGAGACAAAACCGGCGGAGAGCACGGCAGCCGCACCGGCGCAGCCTGCAACCGAGACCGCAGCTGCCGGACCGCAGAAGCATGTCATTGCCAGAGGTGACACGCTTTGGGATCTCGCTGAGTCCTTCTACGGCAACGGCGTCGAGTGGAGGAAGATCTCGACCGCCAATGGCAATCCGGCACCGCGGGCGCTCGAGATCGGCCGCGAATTGCAGATCCCGGCCAAGTAAGACAATTTGCCTCTGACAGACCGGCCGGCGCGGGCTTCCCCGCGCCGGCTTTTCTTTTTAGAAGAGTTTGAAACCGAAGGCGCCGGTAACCGAAGGGCGCCCATGAGGATCGAGATGACGACCGCCCCTGCCGAACCAACAACTGACCACGCTGCCGGGAAATCCGGGAAGATCGGTGTGCTGCTCGTCAATCTCGGCACGCCGGACGGTACCGACTACGCCTCCATGCGTCGTTACCTCAAGGAGTTCCTGAGCGACAGGCGCGTCATCGAATGGTCGCGTCTCTATTGGTATCCGATCCTCTACGGCATCGTGCTCAACACCCGCCCCGGCAAAGTCGGCAAGGCCTATGAGGTGATCTGGAACAAGGAGCGGAACGAAAGCTGGCTGCGCACCTACACCCGCAACCAGGCCGAGCTGATGGCGAAGACCTTTGCCGATCGACCGGAGGTGGTGATCGACTGGGCGATGCGCTATGGCCAGCCGTCCATCGCTTCGCGCATGGAGGCGCTGCAGCAGAAAGGCTGCGATCGCGTCCTCGTTTTTCCGCTTTATCCGCAATATGCCGCGGCCACGACTGCGACCGTCAACGACAAGGCCTTCGAAGCCCTGCTGAAGATGCGCTGGCAGCCGGCGCTGCGCACTGTTCCGGCCTATCCCTGCGACCCGGTCTATATCGATGCGCTCGCCGCCTCGATCAGCAAGCACCTTGCAACGCTCGACTGGGAGCCGGAAGTGGTGCTCGCCTCCTTCCACGGCATTCCGCAGAACTATTCCGATCAAGGTGATCCCTATTATTTCCAATGCCAGGAGACCGCACAGCTGCTGCGCGAGAAGCTCGGCTGGCCGGAGGACAAGCTGCAGGTTACCTTCCAGTCCCGCTTCGGCCCGGAGGAATGGCTGCAGCCCTATACGGACAAGACGGTCGAGAAGCTGGCGAAGGACGGCGTCAAGCGTCTCGCGGTCGTCAATCCCGGCTTCGTCTCCGACTGTCTGGAAACACTGGAGGAAATCGCCGGCCAGGCCGCCGAAAGCTTCCACCACAACGGCGGCGAGAAATTTGCGCATATTCCCTGTCTGAACGACAGTGCCGAGGGCATGGCAGTGCTGAACCATGTCGTCCGCCGTGAGCTTGAGGGCTGGCTCTGAGCGGCCCCACTCTGGACCCCGCTTGAATTCTTCCGGCGAATCGCCACGTCATATCATACAGCGCCGTGCGTCTTTCAGACGCACACAGGACGCTGCAGTGGGGGCAGCACTCCAAACGCTGGAGTTGCGAAGAGGGAGATATGTCGGTGGGCGGCATGGATATCGCAGTCATTGCATTCGTCGTTCTCGTCGTCCTGGTGCTTTTTGCCGGGATCAAGACGGTGCCACAGGGCTATCTGTACAC includes:
- a CDS encoding 5'-nucleotidase C-terminal domain-containing protein, whose translation is MIRHIRTGLMTASILALSSGAAFADYELNILHINDLHSRIESINKFDSTCSAEEEGKNECFGGVARLKSLIDQKRQELTGKNVLLLNAGDNFQGSLFFTTYKGAAEAEFLNLMKFDAMTVGNHEFDESEDGLASFLDKVTFPVVTSNVLPSYKSKIGDRIKPSIVLDVGGQKIGIVGAVANDTPELSSPGPDILIGEDVATITSAVEEIKKQGVNKIIALTHVGYPRDLAAIAKIPDVDVVVGGHSHSLLSNTDEKAEGPYPTMVDNPGGYKVPVVQAASYSKYLGDLVVTFDDSGVVKAAKGDPILVDSSVKPDEAVLARIQELAKPIEELRTKVIAKTETPIDGARENCRAKECEMGTLVADAMLDRVKGQGVTIAITNGGGLRASIDAGDVTMGEAITVLPFQNTLSTFQLKGADIRAALENGLSQVEEGGGRFPQVAGLKYSFDRSKPAGSRLVSVEVKEGEAFAPLDPEKTYSLVSNNFMRGGGDGYAVFKTKGENAYDYGPGLETVLADYLAAHQPFKPYTDGRITEVAAAAGATASDTAAPAAETKPAESTAAAPAQPATETAAAGPQKHVIARGDTLWDLAESFYGNGVEWRKISTANGNPAPRALEIGRELQIPAK
- the hemH gene encoding ferrochelatase — encoded protein: MTTAPAEPTTDHAAGKSGKIGVLLVNLGTPDGTDYASMRRYLKEFLSDRRVIEWSRLYWYPILYGIVLNTRPGKVGKAYEVIWNKERNESWLRTYTRNQAELMAKTFADRPEVVIDWAMRYGQPSIASRMEALQQKGCDRVLVFPLYPQYAAATTATVNDKAFEALLKMRWQPALRTVPAYPCDPVYIDALAASISKHLATLDWEPEVVLASFHGIPQNYSDQGDPYYFQCQETAQLLREKLGWPEDKLQVTFQSRFGPEEWLQPYTDKTVEKLAKDGVKRLAVVNPGFVSDCLETLEEIAGQAAESFHHNGGEKFAHIPCLNDSAEGMAVLNHVVRRELEGWL
- a CDS encoding GFA family protein — protein: MLITYTGSCHCRAVRFEVDLDIGAGTGKCNCSICTKMRLWSVRVRPEAFRLVEGEGELTDFQGKNRVAHHLFCKHCGVHPFERIGVPNMTGGPYLNINVACLDDVDIDELMAAPVAYYDGRNDNWGETPAEVRHL